A stretch of the Saprospiraceae bacterium genome encodes the following:
- a CDS encoding glycosyltransferase family 4 protein, with protein sequence MQWNIGFDAKRLFNNFTGLGNYSRNLLDGLPVQNQDFNFHLYTPSIKQEDLLNSFQSKSFNIHLPSTFLKAFWRSFGITTDLIKDEIHLYHGLSNEIPFNFPRNKIKSVVTIHDLIFKIYPDTYPLTDRIIYNIKCKYACKQADLILACSESSKKDICKYYETNPDKVKVLYQSCHPEFNIEKEAAHKNSILKKYKIPSQYYLYVGSIEPRKNLLLLIDAYALLPNELKIPLVIVGKNVDFKQELLKKAEKLQLLNQIVFIHNLRSVQDLSAVYQSAEIFIYPSRYEGFGIPILEAAFSKTAIITSNSSSLPEAGGPFCNYFNPDSPEELCFQIEKILTDEAFKKSSIEKTYQYAELHFNNASIQDQLMQYYKNLLEI encoded by the coding sequence ATGCAGTGGAATATTGGATTTGATGCTAAAAGATTGTTCAATAATTTTACCGGACTGGGAAATTACAGCAGGAATTTGTTGGATGGACTGCCTGTACAGAATCAAGATTTTAATTTTCATTTATATACTCCTTCCATTAAACAAGAAGACCTATTAAATTCCTTTCAATCAAAATCATTTAATATACACCTCCCTTCCACCTTTTTAAAAGCGTTTTGGCGGTCTTTTGGCATCACCACAGATCTAATTAAGGATGAAATTCATTTATACCATGGTTTAAGCAATGAAATTCCATTTAACTTTCCAAGAAATAAAATAAAATCGGTTGTAACAATACATGATTTAATTTTTAAAATATATCCTGACACTTACCCTTTAACAGACCGAATAATCTACAATATAAAATGCAAATACGCATGTAAACAAGCTGATCTTATCCTGGCTTGTTCAGAAAGTTCTAAAAAAGACATTTGCAAGTACTACGAAACGAATCCCGATAAAGTTAAAGTGCTCTATCAAAGCTGCCATCCGGAGTTCAATATAGAAAAAGAAGCTGCTCACAAAAATAGCATCCTGAAAAAATACAAAATACCCAGTCAATATTATTTATATGTGGGAAGTATTGAACCGCGAAAAAATTTACTACTTTTAATTGATGCTTACGCTCTACTTCCCAATGAGCTCAAAATTCCATTGGTTATTGTTGGGAAAAACGTTGACTTCAAACAAGAATTATTAAAGAAAGCAGAAAAACTTCAATTATTAAATCAAATTGTATTTATTCATAATTTAAGAAGTGTTCAGGACTTAAGTGCTGTGTATCAATCGGCCGAAATCTTTATTTATCCATCGCGCTATGAAGGATTTGGTATTCCAATCCTTGAAGCTGCATTTAGTAAAACTGCAATTATAACAAGTAACAGTTCTTCCTTACCGGAAGCTGGTGGACCTTTTTGCAATTATTTTAATCCTGATAGTCCGGAAGAACTTTGTTTTCAAATTGAAAAAATACTTACAGATGAAGCATTCAAAAAATCATCTATTGAAAAAACCTATCAGTATGCTGAATTACATTTCAACAATGCTTCAATTCAGGATCAATTAATGCAGTATTATAAAAACTTATTAGAAATTTGA
- a CDS encoding glycosyltransferase family 39 protein, whose protein sequence is MKTNFLHILTDIRFWIVLFFAVRLHGITRPPLEFAHNWRQTTVCMVSRNFLETDANIFYPRLDIAGEKTGITGMEFPVFNYLIFIVSKIFGYEHWYGRLINLIISSIGMWYFYLLLKKYFTIEIAKNATFILIFSIWFSYSRKIMPDTFSMSFILAALYYGTNYFDNPAKKINLILYFLLASIGILSKLTSGYLLVLFLVFIFKDNHSFQVKLNFILTSLILLVFPAFWYFYWVPNLVTEYGFWHFFMGKPILAGFKELIIDWSESLKKFYSSGIKYIAFGFFTIGLIKSIFEKNKLLRYVFSICTSAFFIVMCKSGWTFAHHEYYIIPFVPVMCLFAASGLSLINNSSFKYLILIAIGFEGFVNQKHDFRIKEPFANLISLEKDLDQFSNGTDLIMINSGLFPTPMYFAHRKGWVESNEKIMDEVYMKAAINLGLKYVVILKRVLGTEIKLDYPCIFNSQDYAIYKVSDLNSPNSK, encoded by the coding sequence TTGAAAACTAATTTCTTACATATTCTTACAGACATACGTTTTTGGATTGTATTGTTCTTTGCAGTTCGTCTCCATGGGATTACAAGACCTCCTCTAGAGTTTGCTCATAATTGGAGACAAACTACCGTTTGCATGGTTTCTAGAAATTTCCTTGAAACTGATGCGAATATTTTCTATCCAAGATTAGATATAGCAGGTGAAAAAACAGGAATTACTGGAATGGAGTTTCCAGTATTTAATTATTTAATTTTTATAGTATCTAAAATATTTGGTTACGAACATTGGTATGGCCGCCTTATAAACTTAATTATTTCAAGCATTGGGATGTGGTATTTTTACCTCCTCCTTAAAAAATATTTTACAATAGAAATTGCTAAGAATGCAACATTTATATTAATATTTTCTATTTGGTTTAGTTACTCCAGAAAAATTATGCCAGATACATTTTCAATGTCTTTTATACTTGCAGCATTATACTATGGTACAAATTATTTTGACAATCCCGCAAAAAAAATAAATCTAATATTGTATTTCCTTTTAGCAAGTATTGGGATTCTTAGTAAATTAACTTCTGGATATTTATTAGTACTTTTTCTGGTATTTATTTTCAAGGATAACCATTCGTTTCAAGTTAAACTTAATTTCATTCTAACCAGTTTGATATTGCTCGTTTTTCCAGCTTTTTGGTATTTTTACTGGGTTCCAAACTTAGTAACTGAGTATGGCTTTTGGCATTTTTTCATGGGAAAACCCATTTTGGCAGGATTCAAGGAACTTATTATTGATTGGTCAGAATCTTTAAAAAAGTTTTATTCCTCAGGAATTAAATACATTGCATTTGGATTTTTTACAATCGGTTTGATTAAATCTATTTTTGAAAAAAATAAATTATTACGCTATGTTTTTTCCATTTGTACAAGTGCTTTTTTTATAGTCATGTGCAAATCCGGCTGGACTTTCGCTCATCACGAATATTACATCATACCATTTGTGCCTGTAATGTGTTTGTTTGCTGCATCCGGATTGAGTTTGATTAATAACAGTAGTTTCAAATATTTAATTTTAATTGCCATTGGATTCGAAGGTTTTGTCAATCAAAAACATGACTTTAGAATCAAAGAACCATTTGCCAACTTGATATCTCTTGAGAAAGACCTGGACCAGTTTTCTAACGGGACAGATTTAATTATGATAAATAGCGGATTGTTTCCAACGCCTATGTATTTTGCTCACCGAAAAGGCTGGGTTGAATCAAATGAAAAAATTATGGACGAAGTTTATATGAAGGCAGCTATAAATTTAGGACTTAAGTATGTCGTAATTCTTAAAAGAGTACTCGGCACAGAAATTAAATTAGATTATCCTTGTATATTTAATTCACAAGACTATGCGATTTATAAAGTCTCAGATCTAAATTCTCCTAATAGTAAATAA
- a CDS encoding CHAP domain-containing protein, whose translation MLKFLLLLCSWIPIGLSAQQDALLRSDSIPPLNLKILEFVQSKIGKKVDRGECWDLAAQALELAGATWNHQYKFGKLLELEKDTIYPGDIIQFERVKLKYIKNGITFHEEMKHHTAIIYEVLSNTSFTLAHQNTGYSGKKVGLSPIDLETLKRGRIKIYRPTY comes from the coding sequence ATGCTAAAATTTTTGCTCCTACTCTGCAGCTGGATTCCCATCGGACTTTCAGCACAGCAGGATGCTTTGTTGCGTTCTGATTCGATTCCACCACTTAATTTAAAAATTTTGGAATTCGTTCAGTCTAAAATCGGAAAAAAAGTAGATCGAGGTGAATGTTGGGACCTGGCAGCTCAAGCATTAGAACTTGCCGGGGCCACATGGAATCATCAATACAAATTTGGAAAATTGCTTGAATTAGAAAAAGATACAATTTATCCTGGAGATATCATTCAGTTTGAACGCGTAAAACTCAAGTACATCAAAAACGGCATCACCTTTCATGAAGAAATGAAACATCATACTGCCATTATTTATGAAGTACTTTCAAATACCTCTTTTACCCTGGCACACCAAAATACAGGATACTCAGGAAAAAAAGTTGGCCTCAGCCCAATTGATCTGGAAACACTAAAAAGAGGGCGAATTAAAATCTATAGACCCACATATTGA
- a CDS encoding GNAT family N-acetyltransferase — MNPKAAELSIRELQIEDLDPLIAYWTQADPVFLTNMGVDLSKMPKESEWRAFLSKQLTQAYNEKESYCLIWLLNSQAVGHSNISKISFGEKAYMHLHLWKPDHRTKGLGIQFVQKCIPVFFKNMELKELYCEPYALNPGPNKLLKKIGFNFVHQYTGIPGWLNFEQEVNLWQLTKENYLNLKENW, encoded by the coding sequence ATGAATCCAAAAGCAGCTGAACTAAGTATTCGTGAATTACAAATTGAGGACCTTGATCCGTTGATTGCATATTGGACTCAGGCAGATCCCGTCTTTTTAACAAATATGGGTGTTGATCTTAGCAAAATGCCTAAGGAATCAGAATGGCGAGCATTTCTATCCAAACAACTTACTCAAGCCTATAACGAAAAAGAATCCTATTGCCTTATTTGGTTATTAAATAGTCAAGCAGTTGGACATTCCAATATAAGCAAAATAAGTTTTGGTGAAAAAGCGTATATGCATCTGCACTTATGGAAACCAGATCACCGAACAAAAGGGCTTGGAATCCAATTTGTTCAAAAATGCATTCCCGTCTTTTTCAAGAACATGGAATTGAAAGAATTGTATTGCGAACCGTACGCTTTAAATCCTGGACCAAACAAACTTTTGAAAAAAATAGGATTTAATTTTGTCCATCAATATACCGGAATCCCAGGTTGGCTAAATTTCGAACAAGAAGTAAACCTTTGGCAATTGACTAAAGAAAATTATTTAAATTTGAAAGAAAATTGGTAA
- a CDS encoding helix-hairpin-helix domain-containing protein — METDLKNITLKELQKIPSIGKACALDLWNIGIRNLSDLKDKNPFELYLQLNAITGQTHDICMLYTFRCAVYFASEKTHETQKLNWWYWKDKNYNE; from the coding sequence ATGGAAACCGATTTAAAAAATATTACCTTAAAAGAATTACAAAAAATCCCTTCGATTGGCAAAGCCTGTGCATTGGACTTATGGAATATTGGCATTCGGAATCTGTCGGACCTAAAAGATAAAAATCCCTTTGAATTATACCTTCAGCTCAATGCAATTACCGGCCAAACTCATGATATTTGTATGCTATACACCTTTCGTTGCGCTGTTTACTTTGCTTCTGAAAAAACACACGAAACCCAAAAATTAAACTGGTGGTATTGGAAGGACAAAAATTACAATGAATGA